A region of uncultured Desulfobacter sp. DNA encodes the following proteins:
- a CDS encoding OmpA family protein, with the protein MKGIIRLCLLFFVLSIVSSCTTGQTSSVSAINPDASVNQSVHQLEASLSDARTRNIDVLSPGLFQKAQASFAKAKQALEKGAKLSAINDYVADGSANLRKAEEIAKVSQTILGAVNGDRDKALKVGAEKLGKPYVDVENQYLKLTQAIENDNLSYAQNHAAEVQSGFRKLEIMAIKNNALGKTRKMMDDARKAKLNKIAPMSYSAAEQALKQAEAYAERNPYAAEEISQKNVNAEFMARRLMAISESSKKFQSMTPEASALYMEASLGQLGDTLNTGDIRDKGLETQLSTLTAAVQTLKQTKQSLENENSSYRTQIASLEQNLAGVEGYSREQEAVKRKLSAEKEFNEQFNTVQGFFNPDEAEVYKQGDHLIIRLRGIKFPVGQAILTPENYTLLGKVQKTIQVFSQPNVLIEGHTDSTGSAQTNQELSQKRAEAVQAYLVANKTLPENYIQAKGFGPDRPLAPNTTPEGRAINRRIDVLVTPTQAPQN; encoded by the coding sequence ATGAAAGGAATAATTCGTTTATGTCTGCTGTTTTTTGTTTTAAGTATTGTCAGCTCATGTACCACAGGACAAACATCCAGTGTTTCAGCAATCAATCCCGATGCATCCGTGAATCAATCCGTGCATCAATTAGAAGCAAGCCTATCTGATGCACGGACCAGAAATATCGATGTCCTTTCACCTGGATTATTCCAAAAAGCGCAAGCTTCCTTTGCAAAAGCGAAACAGGCTCTGGAAAAAGGTGCCAAACTATCTGCCATCAATGATTATGTTGCTGATGGCAGCGCCAACTTAAGAAAGGCTGAAGAGATCGCCAAAGTCTCCCAAACGATTCTTGGCGCAGTTAACGGAGATCGGGACAAGGCGCTGAAGGTAGGGGCCGAAAAGTTGGGCAAGCCGTATGTGGATGTGGAAAACCAATACCTAAAACTCACCCAGGCCATAGAAAACGATAATTTGAGTTACGCCCAGAACCATGCCGCAGAGGTACAATCCGGGTTTCGTAAGCTGGAGATCATGGCCATTAAAAATAACGCCCTGGGCAAAACCCGAAAGATGATGGATGATGCCAGAAAAGCAAAACTCAATAAAATCGCACCGATGTCTTATAGTGCTGCCGAACAGGCCTTAAAACAGGCGGAAGCCTATGCGGAAAGAAACCCCTATGCAGCCGAAGAAATCAGCCAGAAAAATGTGAATGCCGAATTCATGGCTCGTCGACTGATGGCAATCAGCGAAAGCAGTAAAAAATTTCAGTCCATGACTCCCGAAGCATCTGCATTGTACATGGAAGCTTCACTCGGTCAACTCGGCGACACTCTCAATACCGGTGATATTAGGGACAAAGGGCTTGAGACACAGCTCAGTACGTTGACCGCCGCTGTTCAGACCCTCAAACAGACAAAGCAGTCCCTTGAAAATGAAAACAGCAGCTATCGGACTCAAATCGCTTCGTTAGAACAAAATCTGGCGGGTGTAGAAGGCTATTCCCGTGAACAAGAGGCTGTGAAACGCAAACTGTCAGCTGAAAAAGAGTTCAATGAACAATTTAATACTGTTCAGGGTTTTTTTAATCCCGATGAAGCGGAAGTATACAAGCAGGGCGATCATTTGATCATTCGGTTACGGGGTATCAAGTTCCCCGTTGGGCAGGCAATCCTTACCCCGGAAAATTATACGTTGCTTGGCAAAGTTCAAAAGACCATCCAGGTCTTTTCTCAACCCAACGTCTTAATTGAGGGGCATACTGACAGCACCGGTTCTGCCCAGACAAACCAGGAGTTGTCACAAAAACGAGCCGAGGCGGTTCAAGCCTACCTTGTGGCGAACAAGACGCTTCCGGAAAATTATATTCAGGCCAAGGGATTTGGACCCGATCGCCCACTGGCCCCGAATACAACACCTGAGGGCCGGGCCATCAACCGACGCATCGATGTCTTGGTTACACCAACGCAGGCACCGCAAAATTAG
- the queC gene encoding 7-cyano-7-deazaguanine synthase QueC codes for MTQKAVVLSSGGIDSTTAMAIARDRGYNIYSLSFRYGQRHSIELECAKKVARHLGTIDHKIVDIDLRQFGGSALTDDIAVPKHETVEQIDQTRIPVTYVPARNTIFLSYAMAWAEVLKAEAIFIGVTAVDYSGYPDCRPQFIDAFQTMANLATKTGVTKETVLTIETPLIHMSKSEIIVTGHRLGADYSLTISCYDPDSQGRSCGRCDSCLHRIKGFTEAGIPDPTPYV; via the coding sequence ATGACCCAAAAAGCCGTTGTTCTTTCATCCGGAGGTATTGACTCCACCACCGCCATGGCCATTGCCAGGGACAGGGGGTACAATATTTACAGTTTAAGTTTCAGGTACGGACAGCGTCACAGCATTGAGTTGGAATGTGCGAAAAAGGTGGCGCGCCACCTGGGCACCATTGACCATAAGATCGTGGACATTGACCTGCGCCAGTTCGGAGGCTCTGCGCTTACCGACGACATTGCCGTGCCCAAACACGAAACCGTGGAGCAGATTGATCAAACCCGAATTCCTGTCACCTATGTCCCGGCCAGGAACACCATCTTCCTATCCTATGCCATGGCCTGGGCCGAGGTGCTTAAGGCCGAAGCCATCTTCATCGGTGTTACAGCCGTGGATTATTCAGGATACCCGGACTGCAGGCCCCAATTTATTGACGCCTTCCAGACCATGGCCAATCTGGCCACAAAAACCGGGGTAACAAAGGAAACTGTTTTAACCATTGAAACCCCTTTGATCCACATGTCAAAATCCGAGATAATCGTCACAGGGCATCGTTTGGGCGCGGATTACAGCCTGACCATATCCTGCTATGATCCGGATAGTCAGGGACGCTCCTGCGGCAGGTGTGACTCCTGCCTGCACCGTATAAAAGGATTTACCGAAGCCGGCATCCCGGACCCAACCCCGTATGTGTAA
- a CDS encoding radical SAM protein, translated as MSLDICEIFCSLQGESTRAGLACVFVRLSGCNLSCSWCDTTYAKTQSVPMSIDEIVDQVAAYKCPMVEITGGEPLVQPQTPELISVLLEKGFEVLLETNGSQSIAPVNPACIRIMDVKCPLSGEAGSFLLDNFSHMTAKDEIKFVVGSRQDYEYATSVINTHLMNHPREHIHISPVFGKIELPDLAAWILEDRLGARLSLQQHKIIWDPDLKGV; from the coding sequence GTGTCTCTGGATATCTGTGAGATTTTTTGCAGCCTGCAGGGTGAATCCACCCGGGCCGGTCTTGCCTGCGTGTTTGTCCGGCTGTCCGGATGCAACCTGTCGTGTTCCTGGTGCGACACCACCTATGCAAAGACACAATCCGTCCCCATGTCCATAGATGAGATCGTGGATCAGGTGGCCGCCTATAAATGCCCCATGGTTGAAATTACCGGTGGAGAGCCCTTGGTTCAGCCCCAGACCCCGGAACTGATATCTGTGCTTTTAGAAAAAGGATTTGAGGTGCTTCTGGAAACCAATGGGAGCCAGAGTATTGCGCCGGTAAATCCAGCCTGTATCCGTATCATGGATGTCAAGTGTCCTCTATCCGGTGAAGCCGGATCATTTCTTCTGGACAATTTCAGCCACATGACAGCCAAAGATGAAATCAAATTCGTGGTGGGATCAAGGCAAGACTACGAATACGCCACATCCGTCATTAATACGCACCTTATGAACCATCCCCGGGAGCACATTCACATCAGCCCGGTTTTTGGAAAGATTGAACTGCCGGATCTTGCGGCATGGATACTTGAAGACAGACTGGGAGCAAGGCTGTCCCTGCAACAACACAAAATCATCTGGGATCCGGATTTAAAAGGAGTATAA
- the queD gene encoding 6-carboxytetrahydropterin synthase QueD — MPGVYDICVQSHFAAAHSLRGYDGNCSNLHGHNWVVEAHIRCTKLNQLGMGIDFRDVKSVVKDVLNRLDHTNLNEVAEFGSINPTAENIAKFLYSELSRRLNTEFIKIHKIMVFESPGCGSSYQVI, encoded by the coding sequence ATGCCAGGCGTATATGACATTTGTGTCCAGAGCCATTTTGCAGCAGCCCATTCCCTGAGAGGCTATGACGGCAACTGCTCAAATCTGCACGGCCACAACTGGGTTGTTGAAGCACACATCCGGTGCACAAAACTCAACCAGTTGGGCATGGGCATAGATTTCAGGGATGTTAAAAGCGTGGTCAAGGATGTATTGAACAGACTGGACCACACCAATCTCAATGAGGTTGCCGAATTTGGATCAATCAATCCCACGGCTGAGAATATAGCCAAGTTTCTCTACTCAGAGCTTTCCAGGCGCCTGAACACCGAATTTATCAAAATCCATAAAATCATGGTATTTGAAAGCCCGGGCTGCGGATCATCCTACCAGGTGATATAA
- the mmuM gene encoding homocysteine S-methyltransferase, with product MADVIQAYLEQQKYLIIDGALGTELERRGCSLDDPLWSARLLTDNPEMIAGVHSDYLHAGADCLITASYQATFQGLARHGYTKEQSQRLIRFSVTLAKNMIDAFWADPANRVNRLKPLVAASVGPYGAFLANGSEYTGDYGITEDELVEFHRERLKTLVLAEPDLLACETLPCFAEARALVRLMEDLDTIPAWISFSARDGRHINSKESIRECAQWLDRKPCVAALGINCTDPVHVASLVKEIRSVTDKPIVVYPNKGGVYDGLTKEWTPKLGQPSFVQMAAQWAKQGARLIGGCCQTTPDDIRGLALALKL from the coding sequence ATGGCCGATGTCATCCAGGCGTATCTTGAACAACAAAAATATTTGATCATTGACGGGGCACTTGGCACCGAGCTTGAGCGCCGGGGGTGCAGCCTTGATGATCCGCTTTGGTCTGCCCGGCTTCTGACAGATAATCCTGAAATGATTGCGGGCGTTCATTCCGATTATCTTCATGCCGGTGCGGACTGTCTTATCACCGCAAGTTACCAGGCCACTTTCCAGGGTCTGGCACGCCATGGATACACAAAAGAGCAGTCCCAAAGGCTTATCCGCTTTTCTGTGACACTGGCAAAAAACATGATCGATGCTTTCTGGGCTGATCCCGCCAACCGGGTCAACCGGCTGAAACCCCTGGTGGCCGCGTCTGTGGGACCTTATGGGGCTTTTCTGGCAAACGGGTCGGAATACACCGGCGATTACGGCATAACTGAAGATGAACTGGTTGAGTTTCATAGGGAACGATTGAAAACACTGGTTTTGGCCGAACCTGATCTTTTGGCCTGTGAAACCCTGCCTTGTTTTGCCGAGGCCAGAGCCCTTGTCCGGCTGATGGAGGACCTGGATACGATCCCGGCCTGGATCAGCTTCAGTGCACGGGACGGCCGGCACATCAACAGCAAAGAGAGCATCCGGGAGTGCGCCCAATGGCTGGATCGCAAACCCTGTGTGGCCGCCTTGGGCATCAACTGTACAGATCCGGTCCATGTGGCATCCCTTGTGAAAGAGATCAGGTCCGTAACCGACAAACCCATAGTGGTGTATCCCAATAAAGGCGGGGTATATGACGGATTGACCAAGGAGTGGACCCCCAAACTGGGCCAGCCCTCCTTTGTTCAAATGGCTGCCCAATGGGCAAAACAGGGAGCCAGGCTCATCGGTGGATGCTGCCAGACGACACCGGACGATATCCGGGGGCTTGCTCTTGCCCTAAAATTATAA
- a CDS encoding YebC/PmpR family DNA-binding transcriptional regulator, which yields MSGHSKWSTIKHKKGAADKKRAKVFTKLIKEITVAARMGGGDPGANPRLRRAIDSAKAQNMPKDNVDRAIKKGTGDMDGVNYEEIIYEGYGPGGVAVMVECLTDNKNRTIADVRYIFNKAGGNVGTDGCVAWMFDKKGVITISKEHADEDTLMEVALEAGAEDIKDEGDSFDVLTAPEDFDAVKEAIDGAQIACEVAEISMVPQNTTAVSGKEAEQMIKFMEALDDNDDVQNFYTNADIPDEAFDAM from the coding sequence ATGTCAGGACATAGCAAGTGGTCGACCATCAAACATAAAAAAGGGGCGGCCGACAAAAAGCGGGCAAAGGTATTTACCAAGCTGATTAAGGAAATTACAGTAGCCGCCCGCATGGGCGGGGGAGACCCCGGGGCCAATCCCCGGCTGCGTCGCGCCATTGACTCGGCCAAAGCCCAGAACATGCCCAAGGACAATGTGGACCGGGCCATTAAAAAGGGTACCGGCGACATGGACGGGGTCAATTACGAGGAGATTATCTATGAAGGATACGGGCCCGGCGGCGTGGCCGTGATGGTGGAGTGCCTCACGGACAACAAGAACAGGACCATCGCCGATGTCAGATATATTTTTAACAAGGCCGGCGGCAATGTGGGAACCGACGGTTGCGTGGCCTGGATGTTTGACAAAAAGGGCGTGATTACCATTTCCAAGGAACATGCAGACGAAGACACCCTCATGGAAGTGGCCCTTGAAGCCGGAGCCGAAGACATCAAAGACGAAGGCGACAGCTTTGATGTACTCACCGCCCCCGAAGATTTTGATGCGGTCAAGGAGGCCATTGACGGCGCACAAATCGCCTGCGAGGTGGCTGAAATCTCCATGGTCCCCCAGAACACCACCGCCGTATCAGGCAAAGAAGCCGAGCAGATGATCAAATTCATGGAAGCCCTGGATGACAACGATGATGTCCAGAATTTTTACACCAACGCCGACATTCCGGACGAGGCTTTCGACGCCATGTAA
- a CDS encoding RlmE family RNA methyltransferase yields the protein MKGKKKPAMGTKPAGKGGKAGQWADHLTQKAKSMGYPARSVFKLEDIQNKFQVIKKGDIVLDLGCSPGSWTLYAAKLVGDQGRVLGIDLKEVETKLPPNALTIQDDILNPEHPSFTEPHAGSFNAVISDMAPATTGRKDVDVIRSVELCRMALDTALKNLAFQGNFVCKIFQGNDFKAFEQEVKAAFRQCRVFKPESCRKQSKEIYIIGKDKK from the coding sequence TTGAAGGGTAAAAAAAAGCCGGCAATGGGTACAAAGCCCGCCGGCAAAGGCGGCAAAGCAGGCCAGTGGGCTGACCATCTCACCCAGAAGGCCAAATCCATGGGATATCCGGCCCGGTCCGTATTTAAACTTGAAGATATTCAGAACAAATTTCAGGTTATCAAAAAAGGGGATATTGTACTTGATCTCGGGTGTTCACCTGGATCCTGGACCCTTTATGCGGCAAAGCTTGTGGGAGACCAGGGTCGTGTGCTCGGCATTGATTTAAAAGAAGTTGAAACAAAACTTCCGCCCAATGCCCTGACCATTCAGGATGATATTCTTAACCCTGAACATCCGTCGTTTACTGAGCCCCATGCCGGTTCGTTTAATGCCGTGATAAGCGACATGGCCCCGGCCACCACGGGCAGAAAGGATGTGGATGTCATCCGCTCAGTTGAACTGTGCCGCATGGCCCTGGACACGGCCTTGAAAAATTTGGCTTTTCAGGGTAATTTTGTGTGCAAAATTTTCCAGGGGAACGACTTTAAAGCGTTTGAACAGGAAGTAAAGGCAGCGTTCAGGCAGTGCCGGGTGTTTAAGCCCGAAAGCTGCAGAAAACAAAGCAAGGAAATTTACATCATAGGAAAAGATAAAAAATAG
- the radA gene encoding DNA repair protein RadA: MAKKRDKTIFRCKTCGTQTPKWMGQCPDCGDWDSLVEETLVARTPGVAGAVRPAIAGKPVPIESVEVSSSLRMRTGINEFDRVLGGGIVSGSLVLIGGDPGIGKSTLMLQVLSTLAKAGKKCLYVSGEESIGQISMRGKRLGSLGSSLFVVSETDLEAILAMAENDQYDTMVVDSIQTVFHPQVTSTPGSVTQIREASMQFMRLSKTIGLPIFLVGHVTKGGAIAGPRIMEHMVDTVLYFEGDKNHIFRILRAVKNRFGSTNEIGVFEMRDQGLSQVPNPSAVFLSERAVVAPGSVVTASMEGSRPILVEIQGLVSTSGLGTPRRTVLGLDSNRVALIVAVMEKRLGMNLAGLDIFMNVTGGVRITEPSADLAIAAALASSFLDRPVHKETTLIGEIGLTGEIRAVSHAQARIKEAAKMGFTRCLVPAATMKQLSKIKGMAIESVSFLKDAVEVLFEG; encoded by the coding sequence GTGGCTAAAAAGAGAGATAAAACCATTTTCCGTTGTAAAACCTGCGGGACCCAGACGCCTAAATGGATGGGCCAGTGCCCGGATTGTGGTGACTGGGACAGCCTTGTTGAGGAGACCCTGGTTGCCCGGACTCCGGGTGTGGCGGGTGCGGTCAGGCCTGCCATTGCAGGAAAACCCGTGCCCATCGAATCCGTTGAGGTCTCTTCTTCCCTTCGTATGCGCACCGGCATCAATGAATTTGACCGGGTTCTGGGCGGCGGTATTGTCAGCGGCTCCCTGGTGCTCATTGGCGGAGACCCCGGGATCGGTAAATCCACGCTCATGCTCCAGGTGCTGTCCACCCTGGCAAAGGCCGGAAAAAAATGTCTTTATGTATCCGGAGAGGAGTCCATAGGCCAGATTTCCATGCGGGGCAAACGCCTGGGATCTTTGGGAAGTTCTTTATTTGTGGTGTCTGAAACAGATCTTGAAGCCATTCTTGCCATGGCGGAAAACGATCAGTATGACACCATGGTTGTGGATTCCATTCAAACCGTATTTCATCCCCAGGTAACCTCAACACCGGGCAGCGTCACCCAGATCCGGGAAGCCTCCATGCAGTTCATGCGCCTGTCCAAAACCATTGGCCTTCCTATTTTTCTTGTGGGGCATGTCACCAAGGGCGGTGCCATTGCAGGCCCCAGGATCATGGAACATATGGTGGACACAGTGCTCTACTTTGAAGGGGATAAAAACCATATTTTCCGTATTCTCCGGGCTGTTAAAAATCGTTTCGGCTCCACCAACGAGATCGGGGTGTTTGAAATGCGGGACCAGGGACTGAGCCAGGTGCCCAACCCGTCGGCTGTGTTTTTATCCGAACGGGCTGTGGTGGCCCCGGGGTCCGTGGTGACGGCCAGCATGGAGGGCTCCCGCCCCATCCTGGTGGAAATCCAGGGGCTTGTCTCTACCTCCGGGCTTGGCACCCCCCGGCGAACGGTTCTGGGACTGGACAGCAACCGGGTGGCTCTGATTGTGGCGGTGATGGAAAAACGGCTGGGTATGAACCTGGCAGGACTCGACATTTTTATGAATGTCACGGGCGGAGTCCGTATCACCGAACCATCAGCGGATCTTGCCATTGCAGCGGCCCTTGCCTCAAGTTTTCTGGACCGCCCCGTACACAAGGAGACCACCCTGATCGGCGAGATCGGACTCACCGGGGAAATTCGGGCTGTAAGCCATGCCCAGGCCCGGATCAAAGAGGCGGCCAAAATGGGATTTACCCGGTGCCTTGTGCCTGCGGCCACCATGAAGCAATTGTCAAAAATCAAAGGCATGGCCATTGAAAGCGTCAGTTTTTTAAAGGATGCCGTGGAGGTACTATTTGAAGGGTAA
- the fliJ gene encoding flagellar export protein FliJ, whose amino-acid sequence MKKFQFRLQSLLNYKCHLEQIAKQAMAQAVADVLACEQRIAGLQGDKISAVEQLEVLVEKGIGAGQFNRHRQFITAVDQMITLERSRKAELEKILEQKRQDLQKRTIDKKSLERLREKQALEHTHEMLREEQKILDETSSLRTAREVNNERI is encoded by the coding sequence ATGAAAAAATTTCAGTTCAGACTTCAAAGTCTTTTAAATTACAAGTGCCATCTTGAACAGATTGCCAAGCAGGCCATGGCCCAGGCTGTGGCAGATGTTTTGGCCTGTGAACAACGCATAGCAGGGTTGCAGGGGGACAAAATATCTGCGGTTGAGCAACTTGAAGTCCTCGTGGAAAAAGGGATTGGAGCAGGCCAGTTCAACCGGCACAGGCAATTTATTACGGCAGTTGACCAGATGATCACACTTGAACGCAGCAGAAAAGCCGAACTTGAAAAAATTCTGGAACAGAAACGACAAGACTTACAAAAAAGAACCATTGACAAAAAATCACTGGAACGGCTGCGGGAAAAACAGGCCCTGGAACATACCCATGAAATGCTCCGGGAAGAACAGAAGATCCTGGATGAAACCTCATCCTTGAGAACAGCCAGGGAGGTGAACAATGAACGCATTTAA
- a CDS encoding FliI/YscN family ATPase: protein MMNDLFEKVDFSAYARAVENVRTVTPVGRVSQVIGLIAEGDSLGLGVGGVCRIINDHGLSVMAEVVGFKREKALFMPFGDIRGISMGSRIVPVSSSPMVPVGDDMLGRVVDGMGTPIDNKGPIVGSTSYYLYGKPLGPLQRKMIKEPLDVGIGAINSMITLGRGQRVAIMAGSGVGKSVLMGMMTKHTSAEVVVIGLIGERGREVKDFVEETLGEEGLKRAVVVAATSDSPPLTRMRGAYLATTIAEYFRDQGKDVLLMLDSITRFAMSSRDVGLAAGEPPTTRGYTPSFFVQIPILLERPGILESGGSITGIYTVLVEGDDMNDPVGDTVRSITDGHIVLSRNLANRGHYPAIDVMASVSRVMRDVSTPDHMALRDKAINIMAAYRNAEDMITIGAYVAGSDPDVDQARKLMPGINRLLRQNVGQKMDMRTSVAGLKRALETKGTPAGPQQNQV, encoded by the coding sequence ATGATGAATGATCTTTTTGAAAAAGTGGATTTCAGCGCCTATGCCAGGGCTGTGGAGAATGTCCGGACCGTAACGCCTGTGGGCCGGGTGTCCCAGGTGATCGGACTGATTGCCGAAGGGGACAGTCTGGGCCTTGGTGTGGGTGGCGTGTGCCGCATCATAAATGACCATGGGTTGTCCGTAATGGCTGAAGTGGTGGGATTCAAGAGGGAAAAAGCGCTGTTCATGCCCTTTGGTGACATCCGGGGCATCAGCATGGGAAGCCGCATTGTACCGGTTTCCTCGTCCCCCATGGTACCGGTGGGAGATGACATGCTGGGACGCGTAGTGGACGGCATGGGAACACCCATTGATAATAAGGGGCCGATTGTGGGTTCAACCTCCTATTATCTGTACGGAAAACCCCTGGGGCCACTGCAGCGCAAAATGATCAAAGAGCCCCTGGATGTGGGCATCGGGGCCATTAATTCCATGATTACCCTGGGCCGGGGACAGCGTGTGGCCATCATGGCCGGATCCGGCGTGGGAAAAAGTGTGCTCATGGGCATGATGACCAAACATACCTCTGCGGAGGTGGTGGTCATCGGGCTCATTGGGGAACGGGGCCGGGAAGTTAAGGATTTTGTGGAGGAGACCCTGGGAGAAGAGGGGCTCAAACGGGCCGTCGTGGTGGCGGCCACATCGGATTCCCCGCCCTTGACCCGTATGCGGGGCGCGTATCTGGCCACCACCATTGCCGAGTACTTCAGGGACCAGGGCAAGGATGTGCTGCTCATGCTCGACTCCATTACCCGGTTTGCCATGTCTTCCAGGGATGTGGGCCTGGCTGCCGGTGAACCGCCCACCACCCGGGGCTATACGCCCTCATTTTTTGTCCAGATCCCTATCCTCCTTGAACGACCCGGAATCCTTGAAAGCGGCGGTTCAATAACAGGAATTTACACGGTTCTGGTGGAAGGCGACGACATGAATGATCCGGTGGGGGATACGGTTCGCTCCATAACTGACGGACATATTGTTCTGTCCAGAAACCTTGCCAACCGCGGACATTACCCGGCCATTGATGTCATGGCCAGTGTTTCCAGGGTTATGAGGGATGTCAGCACACCCGACCACATGGCCCTGCGGGACAAAGCCATCAATATCATGGCTGCATATCGGAATGCCGAGGACATGATCACCATCGGGGCTTATGTGGCCGGATCAGATCCTGATGTGGACCAGGCCAGAAAACTGATGCCCGGCATCAACAGACTGCTGCGCCAGAATGTTGGCCAAAAAATGGATATGCGGACCAGTGTAGCCGGCCTGAAAAGAGCGCTGGAAACCAAGGGCACACCGGCTGGCCCCCAACAGAATCAGGTCTAA
- a CDS encoding FliH/SctL family protein: protein MSLSDQKKHKKGRPLPQEDEFQAIDVGALDAFDKEVSLKGPDTQPDFDRFKLLIDPLEFQKEEGEFEALIKVTKRIKEELFEPLIQGADVVADKPDAKQESSDPAQEAQNEDEPEEQPTPEELGFAKGYEKGMVQGLEKGQADGHTRGHEEGLKKGREEGFKQGEADGFAKGEAQGFEKGQEEGRDAGKQEIVREMEAVLNPFRQALETADKMLDNMLARYETQLVDLVCKIAGKVVMAKIDSDDAVVKNTILDALSQLAAPEEITLSVAAEDYEYVEMVKESFFEAVRSLVHITVNSDAMIPRGGCRIESAGATIATDPESKLQAVYEAIAKVGSRSKI, encoded by the coding sequence ATGTCCTTGTCTGATCAAAAAAAGCATAAAAAGGGCCGGCCACTACCACAGGAGGATGAATTCCAGGCCATCGACGTGGGAGCCCTTGACGCTTTTGATAAAGAGGTCTCACTTAAGGGGCCCGATACCCAGCCTGATTTTGACCGGTTCAAGCTTTTGATTGATCCTTTGGAGTTTCAAAAGGAAGAAGGTGAATTTGAGGCCCTGATTAAAGTGACCAAACGAATCAAAGAGGAGTTATTTGAGCCTTTGATCCAGGGGGCGGATGTGGTTGCGGATAAACCCGATGCAAAACAGGAATCGTCCGATCCTGCGCAGGAAGCCCAGAACGAGGATGAGCCGGAAGAACAACCTACCCCGGAAGAACTGGGATTTGCCAAAGGCTATGAAAAGGGTATGGTCCAGGGACTTGAGAAAGGGCAGGCCGATGGTCATACCAGGGGACATGAAGAGGGGTTGAAAAAAGGCCGGGAAGAGGGATTCAAACAGGGGGAGGCCGACGGGTTTGCCAAAGGTGAGGCCCAAGGTTTTGAAAAGGGCCAGGAAGAGGGGCGAGATGCCGGAAAACAGGAGATTGTCCGGGAAATGGAGGCCGTCCTGAATCCTTTTCGGCAAGCCCTTGAAACCGCAGACAAAATGCTGGACAACATGCTGGCCCGATATGAGACCCAGCTGGTTGATCTCGTCTGTAAGATCGCCGGGAAAGTGGTGATGGCCAAGATTGACTCAGATGATGCCGTGGTCAAGAACACAATCCTGGACGCTTTATCCCAGCTTGCCGCACCTGAAGAAATTACCCTGAGCGTGGCTGCAGAGGATTATGAATATGTGGAGATGGTTAAGGAGAGCTTTTTTGAGGCGGTGCGTTCCCTGGTCCATATCACGGTGAATTCGGACGCCATGATTCCCAGGGGGGGGTGCCGCATTGAAAGTGCCGGTGCCACCATTGCCACGGATCCTGAATCCAAACTCCAGGCCGTTTACGAGGCCATTGCCAAGGTGGGGAGTCGATCTAAAATATGA